A segment of the Macrobrachium rosenbergii isolate ZJJX-2024 chromosome 40, ASM4041242v1, whole genome shotgun sequence genome:
GTATCAACGATCGGAAGGCAATCGCTGCGCAGACTCAGCGCATCTGGTTTCCATATTGCGCAGCGCCATGCGTAGAAAGAATCACTGTCCACTTTACTCATATTATTTTGAGAGAAATACAACGGGGCAATTTTACCGAATTTCGAAATCTTGCACAATTTTCTGGTGTCGATGATGGGATCTAAACACCTGCTTATGTTGATGGAAAGGTAGACTAATGTTGATGAACTGTTTTCAAGGTATAGCGACACTACTCggtattttagtaaggtatgtccctagaaaggtcattaaattcacaaaaaattaccAGCCATGATTTGATGATAGGCCTACATGTAGGAGACTTTACCATGACAAACTGGCGAAATTCCaaacatggagacaaaatcgttcacatgaaaattacaccatttttgttgaatcTCGCTGCCCTGCGAACAGAATTTATctcctcatctgtggtggaccaaatcgGCATCATCTATCTCTGAGTCAGTCTTGTCCTCAAGTCCTCAACTACTAATTGattggtagattggttactggcctcTAAGAAAAAGCtaaactgcttcatcgagctttcgAAGCACAgcaataaacttcagaatcttggagtgggtggatatgttttagaattacttcaacatttccttacaggtaggcagcaacgagttgctgttgatgggatctttaacgaaccaagacctattgtgtctggagttccacagggtagtgttctggGGCCactcttatttttttgtgtatacaagtgatggttgttggcctggaaaacaagatttttcagtaTGTCGACGATGCAACACTTGCGGGTgaagtaaagtctccacttacgggaaatgaagctgcccctagtctcaatcgtgacatggagtgGATTAATGAATGGTGTAGCCGGTGGGATACGAGGCCGAACGAAAAcacttgattagcagatctcgtacagattttccaatTCATCCCCCCCTCCAGGTGGacgggactctgctgaatgagtctgaaactttaactatgctaggtgtaacttttgactcacatcttactttgagaaacatctaattaaAGTGTCAGCAAAGCTGCGCGAAAGTTAGGTATGGTACAAAaggcctcacatatttataacGGTGACAAAATCAATGCGACCTGTTtttggtcatttgtccttcctttactagaacactgttctccggtgtggatgtctgcttctgccagagatttatctctttagatagagtggttcgcgttcgtggtggtaggtttctgtttcctaatattagcagttacgaCTTGAACCATCGACGGACGGTCTCTTGttggtcaatttttcataagtcgtgttttaacagagatctttcacattcacaattgatccctgatcccactTTTTTCTGccgagattgattgattgagttataaattttaggcatacatgccaagcacttgggcaacttaggccactcagcgctgaaacggaaactgacagttaaaaaagcctgaaaggtgtaacaggaggaaaacctcgcagttgcactatgaatcaattgagCAACAAGGTGTGGCCTCGTTGTAGAATTTCTCAGGAccagatgtcctttattcctcatactgttgggctgtggaacagttaCCTGAGAACGCCGTGCAATtgcaacttcaaaagttcaagaagatgcaatgcattactacctaatacTATTATCgttgaattttaataaatttttttatttatttgttaatttatattttcttttttaataagtacgatctctcctttctgtacttCCCCTTGcgtcctcttaattcttcctaacgaacaccatactctttggaagcttgaacatCAAGTCAGTGGACCATATGAACAAggctcatcttttgaataataataactatatgtGAATTCAAGCAAAGTTACAAGTTAGTTAACGACTCTTTTCTTTTGAAACTAACCAGGAAGAGTTTTGGTTCTCGAAGGTACTTACCGGCATCGTACATCAGGAATCCAATTCCAGCCATCAGGAGTATCAGAGAAATTTCCGCCATCTCTCGTGACTATGACAACTATCGTATATTCTTCCTGATGATGTTCATGCGtgcgataaaaaagaaagaacttaTGTGATTACTCATTATTAACTGTGAAATGCAAACTTTGAAAAATACATCATTACAATATCAGTAAGACGTTAGTAAAATGGTCCTTTTGTGCGGAACTGAAACTAGGAAAATCTCTGAATGAGACTTCAATCAAAAATTCTCAAGATCAGGAGTTCGACAAAAATTACTCTTTAAATAACTGAAACATACTTAtacatctgaaaataaaagaatgataacTTTTGATCTTACATCACTTGCCAGGATAATACAGACAAATTTTATGTTAACCTTACTGGAGGTTCAACACTCTTGCTTGATATGCTACGATGGTATTTATCTGTCTGATTTATGTTGAAGTACAATAACACAGGCCGTTAACGCCGTGTTACTCAAGGGAAATGTATCAGTAAATCATTTCAGTTTGAAAACAAAACGCAAATTACTGAATCTGattctcaataaagaaaattggTCAGCCACAAATAATTATCACGACCAGCAAGGCATCATTGCAGAACATGCCCTCCCCAGGTATAACCTTTTGCAACAGATGAATTATTATGATCATTGTGGAAGCAAAGATCAAGTggatttattgtttataaaaccCACACGTGGAATGCAGACATCGAGACTAGCTGACGACTGTTAAAGAAATCAGATTCACAAACATTTCCAGTACATTAAGACTAACCGACGACTGTTAAAGAAAACGGATTCAAAAACGTTCCCATAAATTTCTCCTTCCAATAGGTGCTAAAAATAAACATGGTGGCAATCGTGATAATGGCAGTTTCTCGAGATTCACAGGTGTAATTAGAGGTGTTAAAAACGATTTTTCACTTCTCCAGATACCTTGAGATTAAAAGTACCAAGGAATGTCATATATGTACCTGAgaaagtatactgtacatactcacGGAATTTGAAATGATTGACGACACAAAGGTTTGAGGATGTCTTATTACCATGTGTACTGTGAGAGGTAGACAATGGGGAGTAAAATCGGCAGAAAGTTAAAAAATCGACTTTTGAAAAATACTGGAAATATGTTCCAGTAAATCTCTAGAAATTACTTCGAACATCCTCAGGTAAAAGGAGATATCAAGACATGCTCGAAGAGTGTAATATAAGCTAGTCGTTGTACCTAATATGAAAAACTCTAGAAATGAGGTTGGTTAAATAATTTCTGGAAAACGCAAAAACCAAACCTCAGTGACAAAGTGGTAAAACCGGACAAATGATGAGGAAAATTAATGATGAACTTCAACGCAGAAATCGAATGTAAAGTAGACTAGAGCAATTATAtttgatgaggaaaaaaaaaaaaagaaaaaatcatgttAGCTTTCACATTCAGAAAAGATGAAAAGCAAATTAAGTAAAACGACTGAGTTAGATCAGAAGAAGATGGTAGACCCAAAGTCTGATGGTGGGTTCATCTCACCACTTTGTTTTGCCAAGTTGAAAACAACCacaaaatcatttttcctttgcaatacagaatataaatttgGGGGAAAAATCGTATGTAAATTGCTTAATGAGAAAAGTTAACTTAAGTTCTTATACTGTTAACTTCCAAACAGGCAATTTTGTTCGAGTGCTTACAATTAActttacatgttttatatatatatataaatatacaaatatatgtgtataatatatatatatatatatatatatatatatatatatatgtatgtatatatttatatatataatatatatacacatatatgtatattaatactgatatactgtatatatatatatatatatatatatatatatatatatatatatatatatatatatatatatatatatatatatatatatatatatatatatatttagttgttttTCACATAGGAAAATCAaaggtgtttttgtgagaatatgcccaacagtttcgtcctccaatggacctcgtcttggagcgtttattaaggaaaagagaaaaattttacgaTGGATGTGGCAaagaaaggcctaaaatcttaaacatatgaaataccgtTATCAGAAACTAGCGGTTCGAACTAAAAAAAACACTCATCAGTAAAATAACACATGAAcagttgaacaaatgaaaaataccaaaatattaaaagaggTAATATGTCCATTTGAAACAGCATAACTCTAAGTACATATTAACAAACGTACATTATATGATAGTTAATGGATAACATTATCCAATTTGCACTGACATCtcatgacatgtaaaataaaaggatctgATTTATACAAACCAGgcgataaattaaaattattagatTTGCTGTAAACAATGCAAGCTGTCTCTATCAAATTTCTCTCAATAAAACTTgtgctcttaaataaaatctttgacccAAGCCAGTcaattggtaagttacttatattaCTGTGAACACATAAAGCATTATTTGTATTATTCAAAATACCTGTAGTTATTTCaaaagtttgaaatattttttcaaaatcgtTTGAAATACTTAgtcaaaatatgtattttaaagtagtttgaaatgtttattcaaaatagtttgaaatactcattcaaaatactgtagttatttcaaaagttttaaatatCTATTCAAAATAGTTATTGCAAAACagtttgaaacattttttcaaaattgttatttcaaaagtttgaaatatttatttaaaattgttatctAAAAATAGTTTGAAATGTCTATTCAAAACAGTTATTTCAAAATAGTATGAAAGACTTATTCGAAATAGTTGCtccaaaataatttgaaatacttatttataatatttatgcaaaaaagtTGCTTCAAAAtaggtttaaatattttattcaaaatagtttgaaatattcaaaattatcacTTCAAAATAGTTTGGAACACTTACTCAAAATTGTCACTTCaaaatagtttgaaatattcAACACTGTCACTTCAAAATAGTTTGAAACACTTACTCAAAATTGTCActtcaaaataatttgaaatattcaaaattgtCACTTCAAAATAGTTTGAAACACATTCAAAACAGCTAAATCTTTGCAAAGCTGGAAATAAAACTagatatagactatatataaCTTGATGAAGGaaattccatttactttttttgaaaacCTTCTATAAAACTTAGTAATGTTTGTAAGAAATAGACGGAAAAACAGTATACTGAAGTGTTGACTTAcaacaaatattcatttgtttttatttactttttatttaagctagattttttcatttcacttccaAAATCTTAAGTGAAATTACCATCCAAACTTTTCAGGACTCTCAAACTCAATTATCTAATAGCCTACATTTCATTGCATGTCTTACTCGCTTTTTGACTTTTGGGCGAAATTTTCTtcgatcaaaataaaataaaataaccggTTAATTCAACAGTTCATGACAGAAAATTAAAGCCTTTTCAACAAGGTGTTATGAAAATGCGTAACAAGGGTCAGGAGAAAAGCAAAATATGATTTCAGATTACCTTCGTGACTGAGTCTAACGTCAACCAATAATTACCAGCGGTGTCTTGTCCTCAGCGCGCCTGACACTGAAGTGATCTGCCGTCGTATTCCCAATGTGTGGAATCCAAGCAGAACGATGGTGACCGTAATTGCACGGTCCCAGATCAATAAGCATCGAAGCTGAAgtgttaaaggaaaataaagcctagtattaaaaaaaataaatgaatatatgtcgTTCGTTTACTATCAACTTCACTTTTCCTTAGGCATACAACTTACTAATCCAAGGAAAATTATACTGTAATTGGTAACCGCTTCTGCatcggccaggattcgaactgtgGAGTGGTTTAGAAACAACGCTAGACAGTGACTATGGTAACCTAgctaacaagatatatatatatatatatatatatatatatatatatatatatatatatatatatatatatatatatatatatatatatatatatgcattatatatatatatatatattatatatattatataggctataaatatatatatatatatatatatatatatatatatatatatatatatatatatatatatatatacatatatatattttatatatttttctagtgtataaacatagcctatatataaatgcatgtcttttcttatatatattatatgctatatataatattaacacaaagttttatgtaatttaaaagtccctaaaactaaattaataaacaaaaaaaaaaaaaacattccggtTGAAAGACCTTCAACCctgattactgtactgtactggtaACCACGAAAGAAGGTTTGTGACTCGCGTATTTATACACGATATCTTACACGATATCGTACAATTACAGGTCATCCATTAAACCTCAATACATGCTTTGGCTTACTGACGAAACGGCAGTTTTTTTAATAGAGTGAATACACTGGTTCAAGTGTACCAACCCTTTGGCTGAAGTACACTGTGGTGGAACCTTAGAACTGAAAAACATCCTTTTGCCCCAAAAATGCTAAATATCCTctaacatgtattgtgtgaagtATAGGCTATATCCTTTCCAAATATGCCTACAATACATTGCCATAAAATATTGCCATCCAACATTTTATTCTGTTGTAATTATAGGCTATTTAAGagactgaaaaaataacattttctaatACTTGTTAGGGAAATCTTTCTTTAAATCCTATATGCTATGGAATAGGATTCCAACAACTATActgtattttactaaaataatgatatacattGAGATATGgataaacagaaatggaaaattattactGGAAATTTTTGCATTTGCTTCAAAAACTAGTAACTCAAAAGACATGCCAAATGcagctttcatttttgttacttgAATTCAAATAACAcaattcaggaaaacaaaaattccctCCATATTCATTCAGATGTCACATTATCTTCTTTGTGGTTTTCCACAAAGTGATAAACCACCAAGCATGGATATGAATCAGATTCTTCGGGGCATTAATTATGACGGAGAGATCAACACTCATTTGCACTCTAATTCTGCTTTTCGGGCACATTTGACTAGGCAGAGAGCATAAAAGTTAGGACGGTGATTTTTTAACTTACATTGTCCCTTGAAATGGCTTTCATTTTTGTCGTTTATTTTCCACCAGTGACAACTGTTCGTGTTCTTTGCTCCTTGGaagtatttcttaaaaaaaatcaacttatgTATTACCCTATCCAAAAATAAACACTCAAACAAGGCTACTTCATCTGAAATTCCCTAGTGGGCGACATATTTTGAACTAGGCAACAAATAATCCTAGGTTAGGATACTTCATGTTTTTTCGACAACTTTACAAAAATGACTAGGCTAGGATAACTTTTCTCAGTTCACCACCTACCTACAGTATATGTTTGCTCATAATCATTTTAACAACCTTAATTACGTTAATTTATAACCAGATATGGATAGGGAAGCGTGGCTAGGCTATCCCTCATTGCTACGGTAAGCATTTCGTAAAAAAATACTTCTAAAAATACGCACGCCAAGTAAAAcatgttttctttgaaaatcaaaatacgaAGAACTACGATGGCTAAAATCCTGGGAATTGGCTATATAATAATGCAACAGCTGACAGGCTAACTTGAAAAACGTGAATGATCATCACCGTCTGatcaattgttttgttttagttttgcaCTCCCATTTTGTCACTAGATGGCAGCAGCTACTGGGCTGCAAATTTAGGCAATGGCTCATTTGCATTCACTACCTCATGATTTGCTTAGCCTGTTATTCTGAATATGATTTATGATTCAGTTTTGACGGTTAATGTAGCCGTTGAATATTACTTAAGACGACCTCAGTTTGCTATCGTACTCAccccacataaaaataaaataaaattaaaaggtttgGTGGAAAGAAAGTTTTCACCACACTTTGTGATCTTTTATTTGTGCATGAAAATGTTATCACAGAGATTGGGGGTCAAAAGATTCACTGAGTGTTCGAATTACAAACACTCTCGTTGGAACTTGGATGACTGAGACCAGACCATAGCGAAAATTTGCTATGGTCTCGTATCTGTATAACCATAAGTCAGACATGTAGTAAACACCTTTTAACTATCTAGTACACATAGGACATAAGTTACAGAAAGCTTCGAGAGTAGGAATCTTTGGTCAATGCAAGGTCTATCGACCTTTGATAAGAGGGTAACTAACTATAGATCGAATGTATGATGAAGTTACAGCCATGTACACAAGGCCTTAACAAGCAAAACCTGTCAAGGGGAGGAATTCGTTCATTTAGCTGACATACTGGCAGATCGAGGGCATGCTGAAGTCGCAGCCGTATCCAATGATTCCGTAGTCCACAGCTTCGTGGAGGTAGGCGCATGGTATGGGGCCGTAATCTGTGCGTCCCATTTGGCTGGCAAGGACAGTTGTCCCGTCCATCCACTGTGCGTCCTTGATACCCACCCAGTAGTATTTCTCTGAAATATGTCATAAGTTTATGGTTTGTTAATATGAACTGATCAGTACAATAAAGAGGCTGAGAGATGCGAGTATTTGTCGTTTATGTCAAATGGAAGGAATCGTCTTCATATGTGCGACTCGTAAGGGGGCGAAAAGGTCAtcccttaaaaattcaaaattgaaaAATGGAATACTAGGAACAAAGAGTCTTCTGCAATCACTTCTCTTGACTTGGTCGACAAAGTTCTAAGTGTAGTTTcagtttcttaatttctttatctCAAAGAACTGCGAGAGGAGACTAGCAAATAACCTAAATTTAATCTGCACAAAAGTATTTCTTAAAAGCCAGTAGCATCAATGAAGAATATTGGTCCTAAAAACTATTATCAATATTCTATATTCGATGATCAGGGAACTGAAATGAATGCAGGACAAAGCTCAATGCTAAACTATTATTTGTATGCAAATATTAAACCAAATTTAACATACTGGACCAGCTGCCCTTCTTTGAGGTTTTGGAGCTTCTTTCCCAGATCACAAGCCCAGGATTCTCCAGGACTAAAACTGACATAATGCAAGAAAACCTAAAATATGCTGGAGCCCTCCACTTACCGAGAGGTCTTAACTTCTTGGCGAAAGCTGTAAGAGCAGCGACATCTGGTGGGATAACCAGACGAGACTTGATTGATTTACAGAAGGTGTCAGCAGTAACCATTGGTCCTTGCTGGGTGTTAACATACAGACACCCAGCTCCTTCGACCTCGACGAAGTCAGCAGGACAGGATGGGAGAACCTCTGATGgagataaaaatgtttatcagATAAAGTTTGATGTGACAGAGACCCAAGTTGTGGTGCAGAAATCTGGAAGGTAAGATGTGAATGCCTCAGGCGAAAGAGAGGGTGTTTAAATGCAATCAACAAGACTCGATGGGAGGTTCATTAGTAGATGGTGTTTATCTGATCATGAAGACATAAGATGGTGTTATTAGGTGGAAACATTTTGAGAAATACTCTAATGGAGGAAAAATGAAGTTCATTAGGTCAATGAGAGATCGGAGCTACTCTGGTGGAGCAGGGACAGTACTTCTTGCTCAAGTAAAGCACAAGACTGATTCTTATTTGTACTTGCTTCGATTTTTATCCGTGTAAAGAAATGGCTCTGGTTCTTACCTGTGTCAGTCCAACAGTTGTTTGTTGTGGCATTCGTAATATTGTGTATCTTCGGTATCATCACATCGTAGAGAGAACACTCCTGACCATCGTAGCAAATAAGGTGGCACCAGGATCGTTTGTTGGCTTCATGGGCACAGCCGATGAGACTGTTTACACTTACAACTTCGCTAACAGAGGAAGATGTTAGGTTTTCTGATGTGACTCTTGTTCGATAAAAGACTTTCTCGTTTGAAGTTGCTCCTAAAATGATAACAAACATTAAGGTATTCAGCAAAGCAGTGATTAATGCTTAGCTTTATTGCAGG
Coding sequences within it:
- the LOC136825949 gene encoding uncharacterized protein isoform X2, translating into MAKIPLLLLVAGVGCLMHDVGATSNEKVFYRTRVTSENLTSSSVSEVVSVNSLIGCAHEANKRSWCHLICYDGQECSLYDVMIPKIHNITNATTNNCWTDTEVLPSCPADFVEVEGAGCLYVNTQQGPMVTADTFCKSIKSRLVIPPDVAALTAFAKKLRPLEKYYWVGIKDAQWMDGTTVLASQMGRTDYGPIPCAYLHEAVDYGIIGYGCDFSMPSICQYVS
- the LOC136825949 gene encoding uncharacterized protein isoform X1; translation: MPLSPRRLLFSSSKAMAKIPLLLLVAGVGCLMHDVGATSNEKVFYRTRVTSENLTSSSVSEVVSVNSLIGCAHEANKRSWCHLICYDGQECSLYDVMIPKIHNITNATTNNCWTDTEVLPSCPADFVEVEGAGCLYVNTQQGPMVTADTFCKSIKSRLVIPPDVAALTAFAKKLRPLEKYYWVGIKDAQWMDGTTVLASQMGRTDYGPIPCAYLHEAVDYGIIGYGCDFSMPSICQYVS